The following are encoded in a window of Arctopsyche grandis isolate Sample6627 chromosome 4, ASM5162203v2, whole genome shotgun sequence genomic DNA:
- the eIF3b gene encoding eukaryotic translation initiation factor 3 subunit b has protein sequence MKKKTEERPSEPEIDWEVEPDFADPEGYVDDITDEELLPDILEQKPTETDGMENVIVVDGLPQVGPDRLPKLQTVINKIFGKFGTITNSFYPTKPGSEDTAGYIFLEYATSAIAQEAVKVTNNSKLDKNYTMLVSHFADFKKYSSIPKEFDPPAPQPFSVQSDLQYYLMEPDAFDQYCVGIGTGLSLQIWQNSLPEPTLIQDRPEWSETYAMWSPLGTYLATFHWRGVALWAGPKFSQFQKFSHPYARFINFSPCENYLVTFCPNNDRPDDKKIIIWDIRTGQEKRRFSPLEDYTIWPIYRWSKDDKYFACMGPDVLSVYQTPSFGLLDKKSIKVPGIRDFSWSPTDNIIAFWVSEDKDVPARVILMDIPGRSEIRSKNLFNVADCKIFWQKSGDYLCVKVDRYSKIKKDKTDVKYSGLCYNFEIFHMREKEIPVDSVEIKEMIHAFAWEPVGSKFAIIHGDMANTCITFFGVNAGQAPTVLKKFEKKPYNHLFWSPSGQFIVLANLGVTGGALEFLDTYDFTVMNIADHYQMSGIEWDPTGRYVVTGVSSLKCKIDCGYYMWSFQGKILRRVTKEGFAQFSWRPRPPTLLSAAQQKEVQKNLKKYSAQFESKDRLRLTKASKELIAKRAELMKKFEEYRAQKIKEWEEQKSRRLQLRNYVDTDELDSDTKNMEEELVEFIIKEEVTPCE, from the exons ATGAAGAAGAAGACGGAGGAGCGGCCGTCGGAGCCCGAAATCGACTGGGAGGTGGAGCCCGACTTCGCCGACCCCGAGGGGTACGTCGACGACATCACCGACGAAG AACTTCTTCCCGACATATTAGAGCAAAAGCCAACAGAGACAGATGGCATGGAAAATGTCATTGTTGTTGATGGGCTTCCACAGGTTGGCCCCGATCGGCTGCCCAAGCTCCAAACTGTCATCAACAAAATCTTCGGTAAATTTGGAACGATTACAAATTCGTTTTATCCAACAAAACCTGGCAGTGAAGATACGGCAGGCTATATCTTCTTGGAATATGCAACATCTGCTATCGCTCAAGAAGCCGTAAAAGTCACAAACAACTCGAAGCTAGATAAAAACTATACTATGCTTGTTAGTCATTTCGCTGACTTCAAAAA gtACTCGTCGATTCCGAAAGAATTTGATCCTCCAGCGCCTCAACCGTTCAGCGTGCAATCTGATTTACAGTATTACTTGATGGAACCTGATGCGTTTGATCAATATTGCGTCGGTATTGGTACTGGCTTGTCCCTGCAGATTTGGCAGAATTCTTTACCAGAACCTACCTTAATTCAAGATCGACCT gAATGGTCTGAAACGTACGCCATGTGGTCTCCCTTGGGAACATATTTAGCGACGTTCCATTGGAGAGGAGTTGCTTTGTGGGCAGGACCCAAATTCAGTCAATTCCAAAAGTTTTCTCACCCGTACGCTCGTTTCATAAACTTCTCACCGTGCGAAAATTACCTTGTTACCTTCTGTCCTAATAACGATCGTCCCGATGataagaaaattattatttgggaTATAAG aACTGGTCAAGAAAAACGTAGATTTTCTCCATTGGAAGATTATACAATTTGGCCTATTTATCGTTGGAGTAAAGATGATAAATATTTTGCTTGTATGGGCCCTGATGTACTATCCGTTTATCAGACTCCTAGTTTTGGTTTATTGGATAAGAAGTCCATCAAAGTACCAGGAATAAG GGATTTCAGTTGGTCACCTACAGATAACATTATTGCTTTTTGGGTATCCGAAGACAAAGATGTTCCTGCTAGGGTTATCCTTATGGATATTCCTGGTAGAAGTGAAATTCGGTCGAAAAATTTGTTCAACGTAGCAGATTGTAAAATCTTTTGGCAGAAGAGTGGAGATTACTTATGTGTTAAAGTAGACAGATATTCGAAGATTAAGAAGGATAAAACGGATGTTAAGTACTCCGGATTATGCTATAACTTTGAAATCTTCCATATGAGAGAAAAAGAAATTCCTGTGGATTCTGTTGAAATTAAAGAGATGATACATGCCTTCGCTTGGGAACCGGTTGGCTCTAAGTTTGCCATTATTCACGGAGATATGGCAAACACTTGCATTACTTTCTTCGGAGTAAATGCTGGGCAAGCGCCTACTGTTCTTAAGAAATTTGAAAAGAAACCATACAATCATTTGTTCTGGTCTCCATCTGGTCAGTTTATCGTATTAGCTAATTTAGGCGTTACTGGAGGAGCCCTTGAATTCTTAGATACGTATGATTTCACAGTAATGAATATTGCTGATCATTACCAg atgtCTGGAATTGAGTGGGATCCAACTGGCCGGTATGTGGTTACTGGAGTTTCGTCTTTAAAATGCAAAATCGATTGTGGTTATTACATGTGGTCTTTCCAAGGCAAAATTTTGAGAAG AGTTACCAAGGAAGGTTTTGCTCAATTTTCATGGAGACCTCGTCCTCCAACTCTATTATCTGCTGCACAGCAAAAAGAAGTACAGAAGAATTTGAAGAAATATTCTGCGCAATTCGAATCTAAGGATAGGCTACGTCTCACCAAAGCCTCCAAGGAATTGATAGCTAAACGTGCAGAGTTGATGAAGAAATTCGAAGAGTATCGAGCCCAAAAGATCAAAGAATGGGAAGAACAAAAGTCCAGAAGATTGCAGCTGAGaaatt ATGTTGACACTGATGAATTGGATTCAGACACAAAGAACATGGAAGAAGAGTTAGTTGAATTTATCATAAAGGAAGAAGTTACGCCGTGCGAGTAG